Proteins encoded by one window of Leptolyngbyaceae cyanobacterium:
- a CDS encoding transposase yields the protein MLVFEFKAYGKSAQLVAVDDAIRTAKFIRNSCIRLWMDVKGTGKNDLQKYCAVLAANFPFANELNSMARQASAERAWSSICRFYENCKKGIPGKKGFPQFQKDCRSVEYKTSGWKLADNRKSITFTDKKGIGRLKLKGTRDLQFYQINQIKRVRLVKRADGVYVQFCIDAERSENIEATGKTVGLDVGVKEYYTDSNGVRLANPKFLRSGEKVLKRSQRRVSRKVKGSKNRGKARQILGKRHLKISRQRKDHAVKLARCVVQSNDLIAYEDLRIKNMVKN from the coding sequence ATGCTAGTTTTTGAGTTCAAAGCTTATGGAAAGTCAGCGCAACTAGTCGCAGTAGATGATGCAATTCGGACTGCCAAATTCATCCGCAATAGCTGTATTCGGCTATGGATGGACGTTAAAGGCACGGGCAAAAACGACTTGCAGAAATATTGTGCTGTACTTGCGGCTAACTTCCCTTTTGCAAATGAACTTAATTCAATGGCTAGACAAGCTAGTGCCGAACGAGCATGGTCGTCTATCTGTCGATTTTATGAAAACTGCAAAAAGGGTATTCCTGGTAAGAAAGGTTTTCCCCAGTTCCAGAAAGATTGTCGCTCGGTTGAGTACAAAACATCAGGATGGAAACTGGCGGATAATCGAAAATCGATAACCTTCACCGACAAAAAAGGCATTGGACGATTAAAACTCAAAGGTACTCGTGATTTGCAATTCTACCAAATTAACCAGATTAAACGGGTGAGATTGGTAAAACGTGCTGACGGAGTATATGTGCAATTTTGCATTGATGCAGAACGTTCTGAAAACATAGAAGCAACTGGTAAGACAGTTGGTTTAGACGTTGGAGTTAAGGAATACTACACCGATTCCAACGGCGTTAGATTAGCGAATCCTAAGTTTTTGCGTAGTGGAGAAAAGGTTCTTAAACGCTCACAACGTCGAGTTTCCAGAAAAGTAAAAGGTTCAAAAAATAGAGGCAAGGCTAGGCAGATTTTAGGTAAACGCCACCTCAAAATAAGTAGGCAACGTAAAGACCATGCTGTGAAACTAGCAAGGTGCGTAGTTCAGTCTAACGACTTGATAGCCTATGAAGATTTGAGGATTAAAAATATGGTGAAAAATC
- a CDS encoding DUF5996 family protein, whose amino-acid sequence MATSVRGISNDTNWPSLPVAAWQDTYETIHMWTQIVGKIRLALVPNINHWWHSTLYVTPRGLTTSSIPYGNTSFEIRFDFISDQLQIETSNGQTKTIPLAPRSVADFYQDVMNALKELGIEVRIWTKPQEVAEPILFEQDNKHAAYDREYARRLSIILVQVDRVMTKFRSRFIGKCSPVHFFWGSFDLAVTRFSGRTAPEHPGGIPNMADWVTREAYSHEVSSCGFWPGGGAVTDPVFYAYAYPEPPGFADYAIQPKEAFYSSQMREFILPYEAVRQAEDPDGMLLAFLQSTYEAAANLANWERTALELPG is encoded by the coding sequence ATGGCAACTTCTGTTCGTGGAATCTCCAACGATACTAACTGGCCTAGTTTGCCTGTAGCCGCATGGCAAGATACCTATGAAACCATACATATGTGGACTCAAATCGTAGGTAAAATACGGCTAGCGCTGGTTCCCAACATTAATCACTGGTGGCATTCCACCTTATATGTAACCCCACGCGGACTAACTACCTCTTCGATTCCTTACGGAAATACCAGTTTTGAAATTCGCTTTGATTTTATTTCTGATCAGCTACAAATAGAAACCAGCAATGGTCAAACTAAGACAATTCCCCTTGCACCTCGTTCCGTAGCAGATTTTTATCAGGATGTGATGAATGCACTGAAGGAATTGGGCATTGAAGTTCGGATTTGGACAAAGCCGCAGGAAGTTGCAGAACCGATTTTATTCGAGCAAGACAACAAACACGCTGCATACGATCGCGAATATGCCCGACGCCTTAGTATAATTTTGGTGCAAGTAGACCGGGTGATGACAAAATTTCGCTCCCGGTTTATTGGTAAATGCAGCCCAGTACATTTTTTCTGGGGTAGCTTCGATCTCGCCGTTACCCGCTTTTCAGGACGAACCGCCCCAGAACACCCCGGCGGCATTCCCAATATGGCAGACTGGGTAACGCGAGAAGCTTATTCCCATGAAGTAAGCAGTTGTGGCTTTTGGCCCGGTGGTGGAGCGGTGACAGACCCGGTTTTTTATGCCTACGCTTACCCAGAACCGCCAGGATTTGCAGATTATGCCATTCAACCAAAAGAAGCTTTTTATAGCTCTCAAATGCGAGAATTTATTTTACCTTACGAAGCAGTGCGACAAGCTGAAGATCCCGATGGAATGCTGCTAGCTTTTCTCCAAAGCACTTACGAAGCAGCTGCTAATTTAGCCAATTGGGAGCGAACGGCGCTGGAGTTGCCGGGGTAA
- a CDS encoding MAPEG family protein, translating into MNSISIPISTLFIGINGSIAFALSYIVVMERTKTRIWHGESKEDVASQPNYLENPNQWAALVENITQKSVATKTSDDGVLQRKVRAYGNFTEYVPLALLFILALELMASPSWLLWLLGVTLTVARIAHAWGLITTYGPSPARAIGFFLTWFVYIVGASACIYYGIIGIVF; encoded by the coding sequence ATGAATTCAATTTCTATTCCAATTTCCACACTTTTTATCGGAATCAACGGCTCGATCGCTTTTGCACTTTCCTACATCGTAGTGATGGAAAGGACAAAAACGAGGATTTGGCACGGAGAATCTAAGGAAGATGTTGCTAGCCAACCAAATTATTTAGAAAATCCCAATCAATGGGCAGCTTTGGTTGAAAATATTACCCAAAAGTCTGTAGCAACCAAAACTAGCGATGATGGAGTTTTACAGCGAAAAGTGCGTGCTTACGGCAATTTTACCGAGTACGTGCCATTAGCTTTATTGTTCATCCTTGCACTTGAATTGATGGCTTCACCAAGTTGGTTATTGTGGCTTTTAGGAGTGACGCTAACGGTGGCGCGAATTGCCCATGCTTGGGGCTTGATTACCACTTATGGCCCTTCACCGGCTCGTGCGATCGGCTTTTTTCTCACTTGGTTCGTGTATATTGTTGGTGCAAGTGCTTGTATTTATTACGGAATCATAGGAATTGTTTTTTGA
- a CDS encoding ABC transporter ATP-binding protein: MRGASPIVPSEQKANQQLSTLRRFLQYLRPYRKEIPLAITLVAIGAATQSIGPFLIGWSIDHLIRPGNLPGLLLMLVLLTLIYVLGIFAIRQQILRVGWIMQRLLAQLRQDIFIKIQSLPVSFFDRSEAGDLMSRLLNDVNTVNQAFGQTIAQMLGNTLSLVGIIIAMLSINLQLGLLSNLVVPLMIFTTGLFSRWARAKFRVTRETIGELSTKLEEGITSVREAQAFNRVQLNIQEFDLLNAANRDANIQAVAITAAFLPSIDFLNTLATAAVLAYGGYLAVTGAATVGVVTSFLIYVQQFFRPIQILSQFYTQAQSAMAGLERIFFLLDEPSQLNDAPDATEMPPIQGEVKFENVTFGYTPNQLVLKGVDLHAQPGQMIALVGQTGAGKSTIINLILRFYDVSSGAVKIDGIDVRSVTQASLRRQIGIVLQDNILFSGTVAENIAFGCPQATQADIEKAAQLANVHEFIISLPQGYATQLGERGAPLSQGQRQLVSIARAVLINPRILILDEATSSIDTRTEALVQDAIARLLQNRTSFVIAHRLSTVTQADRVLVVQQGEIVESGTHAELIAQQGIYANLYALQLGADSGVSG, encoded by the coding sequence ATGAGAGGTGCCAGTCCGATCGTTCCATCAGAGCAAAAAGCCAATCAGCAACTTTCTACCTTACGGCGCTTTTTGCAATATCTCCGACCTTATCGCAAAGAAATTCCCCTTGCCATTACCTTAGTTGCGATCGGCGCAGCCACCCAATCTATTGGCCCATTCTTAATCGGTTGGTCGATCGATCACCTGATTAGACCGGGAAATCTGCCAGGATTACTATTAATGTTAGTTTTATTAACATTAATTTACGTTTTGGGTATTTTTGCAATTCGACAGCAAATTCTGCGCGTTGGCTGGATCATGCAGCGATTACTAGCCCAACTGCGCCAAGATATTTTTATTAAAATTCAAAGCCTTCCGGTCAGCTTTTTCGATCGCAGCGAAGCCGGGGATTTAATGAGCCGTTTGCTGAATGATGTCAATACAGTAAATCAGGCATTCGGACAAACGATCGCTCAAATGTTAGGCAACACTTTGAGCTTAGTTGGCATTATTATCGCCATGCTTTCCATCAACTTACAACTAGGTTTACTTAGCAATCTAGTCGTACCATTGATGATTTTTACCACAGGCTTATTTTCCCGTTGGGCAAGAGCTAAATTTCGCGTTACTAGAGAAACAATTGGCGAACTTTCTACCAAATTGGAAGAAGGAATTACCAGCGTGCGAGAGGCGCAAGCATTCAACCGCGTGCAACTCAACATTCAAGAATTCGACTTGTTAAACGCAGCCAATCGAGATGCGAACATTCAAGCCGTCGCAATTACTGCCGCATTTTTACCATCAATTGATTTTCTCAACACCTTAGCCACCGCCGCAGTATTAGCTTATGGTGGATATTTGGCAGTTACGGGGGCAGCTACCGTAGGAGTTGTGACATCTTTTTTAATTTACGTTCAACAATTCTTTCGCCCGATTCAAATTCTCAGCCAATTTTATACGCAAGCTCAATCTGCAATGGCAGGATTAGAGCGAATATTCTTTTTATTAGATGAACCATCACAACTCAACGATGCACCCGATGCCACTGAAATGCCTCCCATTCAAGGTGAGGTAAAATTTGAAAATGTTACTTTTGGCTACACGCCAAATCAACTCGTATTAAAAGGAGTAGATTTGCACGCGCAACCGGGGCAAATGATTGCTTTAGTAGGGCAAACCGGAGCGGGTAAAAGTACGATTATTAACTTGATTTTGCGATTTTATGATGTGTCTAGCGGTGCGGTGAAAATTGATGGTATTGATGTGCGTAGCGTAACGCAAGCAAGTTTGCGCCGTCAAATTGGCATTGTTTTACAAGATAATATTTTGTTTAGCGGAACTGTGGCTGAAAATATTGCTTTTGGCTGTCCTCAAGCCACCCAAGCTGATATTGAAAAAGCTGCACAATTAGCTAATGTACATGAATTTATCATCTCATTACCTCAAGGATACGCAACCCAATTAGGAGAAAGGGGAGCACCTTTGAGTCAAGGACAGCGACAATTAGTTAGTATTGCTCGTGCGGTGTTAATAAATCCTCGCATTCTGATTTTGGATGAGGCGACAAGCAGCATTGACACGCGCACGGAAGCACTGGTGCAAGATGCGATCGCGCGTTTACTCCAAAATCGTACCAGCTTCGTAATCGCCCACCGTCTCAGCACTGTCACGCAAGCCGATCGAGTTTTAGTTGTTCAGCAAGGAGAAATTGTCGAAAGCGGTACTCACGCCGAACTCATTGCACAACAAGGGATTTACGCTAACTTGTACGCCCTTCAATTGGGTGCCGATAGCGGTGTGTCCGGCTAA
- a CDS encoding ABC transporter ATP-binding protein — translation MIQQPELKENSAMQPLQRVLGSVKSYRWTALGALFSLLLLTAAYAVTPQLFRWGIDEGIAKQNLQVVFYSAAWMVVAAIARGLFNFGQSFWAEATSQGVAYDLRNKIFSKIQNLSFSYHDRSQTSQLLTRVTSDIDQIRSFLGTSLIQVITGVVTLIVIAIILLIMNWQLALISLTVVPMAGWLMARFLQKNSRLFGEVQQQLGDLNTVLQENLFGVRVVKAFVRESAEKSRYTKMNDVLLSTNMRTIRAIHNTFPFIFLLSNLVTVVVIGYGGAAVIDGNFSIGELVAFNSYMLLLIQPVLLIGFAAPAIAQAAASAQRVYEVVDAQIEISDRPHAMPFETCGGRITFENVYFRYPGSDTEALKGISFETKPKELIAILGMTGSGKSTIINLIPRFYDVTSGSVRIDGRDVRDFTLKSLRSHIGIVFQETTLFSGTIRENIAYAKANATLEEVIEVAETAQIHDFVDSLPEGYDTIVGERGVGLSGGQKQRIAIARTLLTDYSILILDDSTSAVDAKTAAQIQEELDNLMRQRTCTSFVIAQRISTVKRADRILLMDKGRLVAQGTHEELMKTSPLYGAILESQVKRSTSLN, via the coding sequence TTGATTCAGCAACCAGAATTGAAGGAAAACTCAGCAATGCAGCCACTCCAGCGAGTGCTGGGAAGTGTAAAAAGCTACCGTTGGACTGCATTGGGCGCGTTATTCAGTTTGTTACTTTTAACGGCTGCTTATGCAGTGACTCCTCAACTATTTCGGTGGGGAATTGATGAAGGGATTGCCAAACAAAACTTACAAGTTGTATTTTACAGCGCAGCATGGATGGTGGTAGCTGCGATCGCAAGGGGTTTGTTTAATTTTGGGCAAAGTTTTTGGGCGGAAGCTACCTCTCAGGGAGTAGCTTATGATTTACGAAATAAAATTTTCAGTAAAATTCAAAATCTCAGTTTCAGTTATCACGATCGATCTCAAACTTCTCAATTACTAACTCGCGTTACCAGCGATATCGACCAAATTCGATCGTTTCTCGGTACTAGTTTGATCCAAGTCATTACTGGTGTAGTAACGCTAATCGTTATCGCCATAATTTTGCTAATCATGAATTGGCAATTAGCGCTAATTAGCCTTACAGTCGTACCAATGGCAGGTTGGTTAATGGCGCGGTTTCTCCAAAAAAATAGTCGATTATTCGGAGAAGTTCAACAGCAATTGGGAGATCTGAATACTGTATTGCAAGAAAATTTGTTTGGCGTGCGAGTGGTAAAAGCGTTCGTGCGAGAGTCAGCAGAAAAAAGCCGCTACACCAAGATGAATGATGTTCTGCTCTCAACTAATATGAGAACCATTCGCGCCATCCATAACACATTTCCATTCATCTTTTTACTAAGTAATTTAGTGACGGTGGTGGTAATTGGTTATGGAGGAGCAGCCGTAATTGACGGCAACTTTTCGATCGGAGAATTGGTGGCATTTAACTCTTATATGTTGTTGCTGATTCAACCTGTTTTGTTAATTGGATTTGCTGCCCCGGCGATCGCGCAAGCTGCTGCTTCTGCCCAGCGAGTTTATGAAGTGGTAGATGCCCAAATAGAAATTAGCGATCGTCCTCATGCCATGCCATTTGAAACCTGTGGAGGAAGGATTACATTTGAAAATGTTTATTTCCGTTATCCAGGCTCGGACACAGAAGCTTTAAAAGGCATTTCTTTTGAAACGAAACCGAAAGAATTGATTGCGATTTTAGGGATGACAGGTTCTGGGAAAAGCACTATTATCAATCTGATTCCCCGCTTTTATGATGTTACTTCTGGCTCAGTTCGGATCGATGGGCGAGACGTGCGAGATTTTACGTTGAAAAGTTTGCGATCGCATATCGGTATCGTATTTCAAGAAACAACTTTGTTTTCTGGTACGATTCGCGAAAATATTGCTTATGCCAAAGCAAATGCAACTTTAGAAGAAGTAATCGAGGTAGCGGAAACCGCTCAAATTCACGATTTTGTCGATAGTTTGCCAGAAGGATACGACACAATTGTAGGAGAAAGAGGTGTTGGTTTATCCGGCGGACAAAAGCAACGAATTGCGATCGCACGCACGTTATTAACTGATTACAGTATCCTGATTTTAGATGACAGTACTTCTGCCGTAGACGCCAAAACTGCTGCTCAAATTCAAGAAGAATTGGATAACTTAATGCGTCAAAGAACCTGTACGTCTTTCGTAATTGCCCAAAGAATCAGTACGGTAAAAAGGGCCGATCGCATTTTGTTAATGGACAAAGGAAGATTGGTAGCCCAAGGAACTCATGAAGAATTGATGAAAACCAGTCCGCTTTACGGAGCTATTTTAGAATCTCAAGTAAAGCGATCGACATCGTTGAATTGA
- a CDS encoding ZIP family metal transporter has protein sequence MSSIIAGLSGSLLAGLSTFIGALPILLFRKIDERWISIMLGFGGGVMLAASAFSLILPGTEAAIALGYGKLWAAMVMAIGVAVGGWLLSLIHRFFPHEHFIKGKEGSTPASLARIWLLIAAITLHNFPEGLAVGVSFGDDNLSNGWITALGIGLQNIPEGLVVAVSLIAEKYSVRYALWASLLTGLVEPIGGIIGLSVVNLTTLILPWAMAFAAGAMLFVICDEIIPEAYQRGKEREGTIGVMVGFIIMMVLDISLG, from the coding sequence ATGTCCTCTATTATTGCTGGTTTAAGTGGTAGCCTGTTAGCTGGACTATCCACATTTATTGGCGCATTACCCATACTGCTGTTCCGTAAGATCGACGAAAGGTGGATTTCGATCATGTTGGGATTTGGCGGCGGGGTGATGCTAGCTGCGAGTGCCTTTTCCCTGATTTTACCCGGTACGGAAGCTGCGATCGCACTCGGCTATGGTAAACTTTGGGCGGCGATGGTGATGGCGATCGGCGTTGCTGTGGGAGGATGGTTACTATCCCTGATTCACCGATTTTTCCCCCACGAACATTTTATTAAAGGTAAAGAGGGAAGCACTCCGGCTAGTTTAGCTCGCATTTGGCTGCTGATTGCCGCCATTACCTTACACAACTTTCCCGAAGGACTCGCGGTAGGAGTTAGTTTTGGCGATGATAACCTCAGTAACGGTTGGATAACCGCTTTAGGAATCGGTCTTCAAAACATCCCAGAAGGATTGGTGGTAGCAGTTTCTTTGATTGCAGAAAAGTATTCAGTTCGCTATGCGTTATGGGCTAGTTTATTAACTGGATTGGTAGAACCAATTGGCGGGATAATCGGTTTAAGTGTTGTGAATTTAACTACATTGATTTTGCCTTGGGCAATGGCTTTTGCGGCTGGGGCAATGCTATTTGTAATTTGCGATGAGATTATTCCGGAAGCTTACCAACGAGGAAAAGAACGGGAAGGAACTATCGGTGTAATGGTGGGATTTATTATCATGATGGTTTTAGATATATCGTTAGGTTAG
- a CDS encoding peroxiredoxin-like family protein, whose amino-acid sequence MNTHNILSQTERQRVSDGAVVPILSGCASSPLQLVLLLPQLGDFDSFEYAWWLQRDDEKLQAQGIALRAVGIGDRTSGERFCSYTKFPADCLFVDPTAQLHQQLNLYSGLSLKLPGLSSGVNAWLNLMLMCAGIGSPGTLTEVFRGYKGDTKAPQLIDDEETIQAPPLPPLKGSFFGFAGGKGFQRPFELATLRLRNMGEVLSNWKTYVPNPAYLTQRGATFLFNDRGELLYEHRDRAILGFAENMSNPLSFLTGFDIDRKE is encoded by the coding sequence ATGAATACACATAACATATTAAGTCAAACCGAACGCCAACGGGTGAGTGATGGAGCAGTTGTACCGATTTTGAGCGGTTGTGCTTCCTCACCTCTGCAACTGGTATTGCTATTGCCGCAGCTGGGAGATTTTGACAGCTTCGAGTATGCTTGGTGGTTGCAACGAGATGACGAAAAGCTTCAAGCACAAGGGATTGCGCTGCGGGCGGTGGGAATTGGCGATCGCACTTCCGGGGAGCGATTCTGTAGTTATACTAAATTTCCCGCAGACTGCCTATTTGTAGATCCCACCGCCCAACTGCACCAACAACTCAATTTGTATTCAGGTTTATCTCTCAAATTACCTGGTTTATCATCTGGTGTGAATGCTTGGCTTAACTTAATGCTGATGTGTGCTGGAATTGGTAGCCCCGGTACTTTGACGGAAGTATTTCGAGGATATAAAGGCGACACAAAAGCACCCCAATTAATTGACGATGAGGAAACTATTCAAGCTCCCCCGCTTCCCCCGCTCAAAGGTTCATTCTTCGGATTCGCGGGTGGTAAAGGTTTTCAGCGTCCGTTTGAGTTAGCAACGTTGCGATTGCGGAATATGGGAGAAGTGCTGAGTAACTGGAAAACCTATGTTCCTAATCCTGCTTATTTAACTCAAAGAGGTGCAACTTTTTTGTTTAACGATCGAGGGGAGTTACTTTACGAACATCGCGATCGAGCCATCCTTGGCTTTGCTGAAAATATGAGTAATCCACTGTCTTTTCTTACTGGTTTTGATATTGATAGAAAAGAATAA
- a CDS encoding XisI protein has translation MDSLKERDIIEKVLKEYADFLGSDEEVQMELVFDRDRDRYLLVETGWQNGYRIYGTLLHIDIIDNQLWIQHDGTEDGIAVDLIAAGIPRDRIVLGFRNIEERKHTDLAVSR, from the coding sequence ATGGATTCACTAAAGGAGCGTGATATAATCGAAAAAGTTTTGAAAGAATACGCTGATTTTTTAGGTAGCGACGAAGAAGTTCAAATGGAACTGGTGTTCGATCGCGATCGCGATCGTTATCTTTTAGTAGAAACTGGTTGGCAAAACGGTTATCGTATCTATGGAACTTTGCTGCATATCGATATTATTGATAATCAGCTTTGGATTCAGCACGATGGCACGGAAGATGGAATTGCTGTAGACTTAATTGCTGCGGGAATTCCGCGCGATCGAATTGTTTTGGGTTTTAGAAATATCGAAGAAAGAAAACATACAGACTTGGCTGTTTCCCGATGA
- a CDS encoding XisH family protein produces the protein MPAKDIYHDTVKNALIKDGWIITHDPLRIRLARGKNLFVDLGAKRLLAAERGVEKIAIEVKSFTRPSDMKDLEEALGQFVLYARLLKRYYPEHTLYLAVSEETRKTVFEEEAGQVLIEDGIIRLVTFDIFKEEIVRWIH, from the coding sequence ATGCCTGCAAAAGACATCTATCACGATACCGTTAAAAATGCTTTGATTAAAGATGGTTGGATAATTACCCATGACCCATTGCGGATTCGCCTAGCTCGTGGAAAAAACCTTTTTGTTGATTTAGGTGCAAAGCGTTTACTAGCAGCGGAACGGGGAGTTGAAAAGATAGCGATTGAAGTGAAAAGTTTTACCCGTCCTTCAGACATGAAAGATTTGGAAGAAGCTCTCGGTCAGTTTGTTTTGTACGCTCGTTTATTGAAACGTTACTATCCCGAACATACTCTCTACCTGGCAGTCAGTGAAGAAACTCGCAAGACAGTTTTTGAGGAAGAAGCAGGCCAAGTTTTGATTGAAGATGGCATTATTCGTTTAGTTACTTTCGATATATTTAAGGAGGAAATTGTCCGATGGATTCACTAA
- the leuA gene encoding 2-isopropylmalate synthase, whose product MLKNPATKYRQFAPIALPDRTWPSKIIEKPPIWLSTDLRDGNQALIEPMNVEQKLQLFQMLVDIGFTEIEVAFPSASQTDFDFVRHLIEHQLIPDNVTIQVLTQARENLIRRTFEALQGAKRAIVHLYNATSPVFRRTVFNLDPNGTIDLAVSAAKLFVELAAEQPDTEWQFEYSPETFTATELDFAKEICDAVIEVWQPTPQRKAIINLPATVEVATPNIFADQVEWMHRNLNKRDSIILSVHPHNDRGCAIAAAELGQMAGAERVEGCLFGNGERTGNVDLVTLALNLYTQGIHPGLDFFNINEVARTIEYCTQLPIHPRHPYVGDLVFTAFSGSHQDAIKKGFAVQKSDAVWEVPYLPLDPADVGRTYESVVRVNSQSGKGGIAFLLERDYDLVLPRRLQIEFSQVVQQAMDASGKEMSSSNLWHLFEQEYLQAVSPFKYISHQLLAEDEIQSLTATLLLKGETVTINGRGNGPIDAFLHALNLDLKVHHYEEHSLSRGSDATAIAYVEISSSWLKNSLYGIGIHANIVTASLLAILSGVNRAFQLIDGETRAELLKHI is encoded by the coding sequence GTGTTGAAAAATCCCGCTACAAAATATCGCCAATTTGCCCCCATTGCATTGCCCGATCGCACTTGGCCGTCTAAAATAATTGAGAAACCCCCCATCTGGCTGAGTACGGATTTGCGAGATGGTAATCAAGCATTAATCGAACCGATGAACGTGGAACAAAAGTTGCAGTTGTTCCAGATGTTAGTAGATATTGGTTTTACGGAAATTGAAGTAGCATTTCCCTCCGCTTCTCAAACAGATTTTGATTTTGTCCGACATCTGATCGAACATCAGCTAATCCCCGATAACGTAACGATTCAGGTATTGACGCAAGCGCGAGAAAACCTGATTCGGCGTACCTTTGAAGCTTTGCAAGGTGCTAAACGCGCGATCGTACATTTGTATAATGCCACATCGCCAGTATTTCGTCGCACCGTATTTAATTTAGACCCAAATGGTACGATTGACTTGGCAGTATCAGCAGCCAAACTATTTGTCGAACTTGCTGCCGAACAACCCGATACCGAGTGGCAATTTGAATATTCTCCCGAAACATTTACCGCCACAGAACTCGATTTTGCCAAAGAAATTTGCGATGCCGTAATTGAGGTTTGGCAACCAACACCACAGCGCAAAGCGATTATCAATTTACCTGCTACGGTGGAAGTGGCTACTCCTAATATATTCGCCGACCAAGTAGAATGGATGCACCGCAATTTGAATAAGCGAGATAGCATTATTTTATCAGTACATCCTCATAACGATCGCGGTTGTGCAATAGCCGCTGCCGAATTAGGACAAATGGCAGGTGCCGAACGAGTGGAGGGATGTTTGTTTGGCAACGGAGAACGCACGGGAAATGTAGATTTGGTAACCCTTGCTTTGAATTTATACACCCAAGGCATTCATCCGGGTTTAGACTTTTTTAATATTAATGAAGTAGCCAGAACGATCGAATATTGCACTCAATTACCCATCCATCCCCGTCATCCTTATGTAGGAGATTTGGTATTCACCGCTTTTTCTGGTTCTCATCAAGATGCAATCAAAAAAGGCTTTGCAGTCCAAAAATCCGATGCAGTTTGGGAAGTTCCATATCTACCATTAGATCCTGCTGATGTGGGAAGAACTTATGAATCGGTGGTGCGAGTAAACAGCCAATCCGGTAAAGGTGGTATCGCTTTCTTGCTAGAAAGAGATTACGATTTGGTATTGCCTCGTCGTTTGCAAATCGAATTTAGCCAAGTCGTGCAACAAGCGATGGATGCTAGCGGTAAAGAAATGTCATCTTCTAATTTGTGGCATTTGTTTGAGCAAGAATATTTGCAAGCTGTTTCACCATTTAAGTATATTTCTCATCAGTTGTTGGCAGAAGATGAAATTCAATCTCTCACCGCAACGTTGTTGTTAAAGGGTGAAACTGTTACGATTAATGGACGAGGTAATGGGCCGATCGATGCTTTTCTTCACGCTCTTAATTTGGATTTAAAAGTTCATCATTACGAAGAACATTCTCTCAGCCGGGGTAGTGACGCTACTGCGATCGCATATGTCGAAATCAGCAGTAGTTGGCTGAAAAACTCCCTCTACGGAATTGGCATTCACGCTAACATCGTAACAGCATCATTGCTAGCTATCCTCTCTGGAGTTAATCGCGCTTTTCAATTAATTGATGGAGAAACTCGTGCAGAGTTGTTGAAGCATATTTAA